A single Phalacrocorax aristotelis chromosome 18, bGulAri2.1, whole genome shotgun sequence DNA region contains:
- the LHX1 gene encoding LIM/homeobox protein Lhx1 isoform X2 — MVHCAGCKRPILDRFLLNVLDRAWHVKCVQCCECKCNLTEKCFSREGKLYCKNDFFRCFGTKCAGCAQGISPSDLVRRARSKVFHLNCFTCMMCNKQLSTGEELYIIDENKFVCKEDYLNNSNTAKENSLHSATTGSDPSLSPDSQDPSQDDAKDSESANVSDKETGSNENDDQNLGAKRRGPRTTIKAKQLETLKAAFAATPKPTRHIREQLAQETGLNMRVIQVWFQNRRSKERRMKQLSALGARRHAFFRSPRRMRPLVDRLEPGELIPNGPFSFYGDYQSEYYGPGSNYDFFPQGPPSSQAQTPVDLPFVPSSGPSGTPLGTMDHPLPGHHPSSEAQRFTDIMSHPPGDSPSPEPNLPGSLHSMSAEVFGPSPPFSSISVNGGANYGNHLSHPPEMNEAAVW, encoded by the exons ATGGTTCACTGTGCAGGCTGCAAAAGGCCAATCTTGGACCGGTTTTTGTTGAATGTACTGGACAGGGCTTGGCATGTGAAGTGTGTTCAGTGCTGTGAATGTAAATGCAATTTGACAGAGAAATGCTTTTCGCGAGAAGGCAAGCTTTACTGCAAAAACGACTTCTTTCG GTGTTTCGGGACCAAGTGCGCGGGCTGTGCCCAGGGCATCTCCCCCAGCGACCTGGTCCGCAGGGCGCGGAGCAAAGTGTTCCACTTGAACTGTTTTACGTGTATGATGTGTAACAAGCAACTCTCCACCGGCGAGGAGCTCTACATCATAGACGAAAACAAGTTTGTCTGCAAAGAAGATTACCTAAATAACAGCAATACTGCCAAAGAAAACAGCCTGCATTCAG CCACCACCGGCAGTGACCCCAGCCTGTCCCCCGACTCCCAAGACCCTTCCCAGGACGACGCCAAGGACTCGGAAAGCGCCAACGTCTCCGACAAAGAGACGGGCAGCAACGAAAACGACGACCAGAACCTGGGGGCCAAGCGGCGGGGACCCCGCACCACCATCAAAGCCAAACAGCTAGAGACTCTGAAAGCCGCCTTCGCGgccacccccaaacccacccgGCACATCAGGGAGCAGCTGGCGCAGGAGACCGGCCTCAACATGCGGGTCATCCAG GTCTGGTTCCAGAACCGGCGCTCCAAGGAGCGGCGCATGAAGCAGCTGAGCGCGCTGGGCGCCCGCCGGCACGCCTTCTTCCGCAGCCCACGCAGGATGCGGCCGCTGGTGGACCGGCTGGAGCCCGGGGAGCTCATCCCCAACGGCCCTTTCTCCTTCTACGGAG ATTACCAGAGCGAGTATTACGGCCCTGGAAGCAATTACGATTTCTTCCCACAAGGACCTCCTTCGTCTCAAGCTCAGACACCCGTGGATCTCCCGTTCGTGCCCTCCTCGGGGCCGTCAGGCACTCCCTTGGGGACCATGGATCACCCCCTGCCCGGACATCACCCCTCCAGTGAGGCTCAGCGCTTCACTGACATCATGTCGCACCCCCCCGGAGACTCGCCCAGCCCCGAACCCAACCTGCCCGGGTCCTTGCACTCCATGTCGGCGGAAGTTTTTGGCCCCAGTCCTCCATTTTCTTCGATATCCGTCAACGGTGGTGCTAACTATGGCAATCACTTGTCACATCCACCAGAAATGAAtgaagcagctgtgtggtag
- the LHX1 gene encoding LIM/homeobox protein Lhx1 isoform X1 has protein sequence MVHCAGCKRPILDRFLLNVLDRAWHVKCVQCCECKCNLTEKCFSREGKLYCKNDFFRCFGTKCAGCAQGISPSDLVRRARSKVFHLNCFTCMMCNKQLSTGEELYIIDENKFVCKEDYLNNSNTAKENSLHSGEGARPGRCGAGTRSAPASRRGETRTPSLLLSPPVLSPSPLPSRPLSFSSPLPFPLPRLYRPVPRRRCLLPCRPQVDRDPLCSHPATTGSDPSLSPDSQDPSQDDAKDSESANVSDKETGSNENDDQNLGAKRRGPRTTIKAKQLETLKAAFAATPKPTRHIREQLAQETGLNMRVIQVWFQNRRSKERRMKQLSALGARRHAFFRSPRRMRPLVDRLEPGELIPNGPFSFYGDYQSEYYGPGSNYDFFPQGPPSSQAQTPVDLPFVPSSGPSGTPLGTMDHPLPGHHPSSEAQRFTDIMSHPPGDSPSPEPNLPGSLHSMSAEVFGPSPPFSSISVNGGANYGNHLSHPPEMNEAAVW, from the exons ATGGTTCACTGTGCAGGCTGCAAAAGGCCAATCTTGGACCGGTTTTTGTTGAATGTACTGGACAGGGCTTGGCATGTGAAGTGTGTTCAGTGCTGTGAATGTAAATGCAATTTGACAGAGAAATGCTTTTCGCGAGAAGGCAAGCTTTACTGCAAAAACGACTTCTTTCG GTGTTTCGGGACCAAGTGCGCGGGCTGTGCCCAGGGCATCTCCCCCAGCGACCTGGTCCGCAGGGCGCGGAGCAAAGTGTTCCACTTGAACTGTTTTACGTGTATGATGTGTAACAAGCAACTCTCCACCGGCGAGGAGCTCTACATCATAGACGAAAACAAGTTTGTCTGCAAAGAAGATTACCTAAATAACAGCAATACTGCCAAAGAAAACAGCCTGCATTCAGGTGAGGGAGCGCGGCCGGGGCGATGCGGGGCGGGGACGCGCTCAGCCCCGGCTTCTCGGCGGGGAGAGACCCGcactccttcccttctcctctcccctcccgtcctctctccttctcctctcccctcccgtcccctctccttctcctctcccctcccgtTCCCTCTCCCCCGGTTGTACCGGCCCGTCCCCCGCCGTCGGTGTCTCCTCCCCTGCCGCCCCCAGGTTGATCGTGACCCGCTTTGCTCTCACCCAGCCACCACCGGCAGTGACCCCAGCCTGTCCCCCGACTCCCAAGACCCTTCCCAGGACGACGCCAAGGACTCGGAAAGCGCCAACGTCTCCGACAAAGAGACGGGCAGCAACGAAAACGACGACCAGAACCTGGGGGCCAAGCGGCGGGGACCCCGCACCACCATCAAAGCCAAACAGCTAGAGACTCTGAAAGCCGCCTTCGCGgccacccccaaacccacccgGCACATCAGGGAGCAGCTGGCGCAGGAGACCGGCCTCAACATGCGGGTCATCCAG GTCTGGTTCCAGAACCGGCGCTCCAAGGAGCGGCGCATGAAGCAGCTGAGCGCGCTGGGCGCCCGCCGGCACGCCTTCTTCCGCAGCCCACGCAGGATGCGGCCGCTGGTGGACCGGCTGGAGCCCGGGGAGCTCATCCCCAACGGCCCTTTCTCCTTCTACGGAG ATTACCAGAGCGAGTATTACGGCCCTGGAAGCAATTACGATTTCTTCCCACAAGGACCTCCTTCGTCTCAAGCTCAGACACCCGTGGATCTCCCGTTCGTGCCCTCCTCGGGGCCGTCAGGCACTCCCTTGGGGACCATGGATCACCCCCTGCCCGGACATCACCCCTCCAGTGAGGCTCAGCGCTTCACTGACATCATGTCGCACCCCCCCGGAGACTCGCCCAGCCCCGAACCCAACCTGCCCGGGTCCTTGCACTCCATGTCGGCGGAAGTTTTTGGCCCCAGTCCTCCATTTTCTTCGATATCCGTCAACGGTGGTGCTAACTATGGCAATCACTTGTCACATCCACCAGAAATGAAtgaagcagctgtgtggtag